A single window of Pyrus communis chromosome 10, drPyrComm1.1, whole genome shotgun sequence DNA harbors:
- the LOC137748754 gene encoding rust resistance kinase Lr10-like — protein MQQLQLNLSWVRIFSMTLLTLLGATQNAYACEKSKCGDDGEAIHILFHRGHHCSPTSDCHANEGDYGQEHRVVVVKFLVKRIDYKRQEVQVYQPRNCLLLKPLEVDNINISLPASQFYFQESMPSNATLFHCPAERELEGAKVPCISGYRVYAIESSGKTTQYPLLESCTKMYDVLSIPQNYYYGLEGTNLKRKKPNCTECEAEGNKCRIKYNHTNTEIQCVRLSKPSLTRKLVAAGTTLGSFVVLLLVVAAYRVYRSNRKEKESQLKIEKFLEDYNAHKPSRYSYADIKRITNQFQDKLGQGAYGTVFKGKLSSECFVAVKVLNSSNENGEDFIKEVGMMGSIHHVNVVRLVGFCADGFNRALVYEFFANGSLHDFISSADNNNHFLGWDKLQDIALAIAKGIYYLHQECDQRILHFDIKPHNVLLDDNFTPKISDFGLAKLCSKDQSIVSMTTARGTMGYIAPEVFSRNFGNVSYKSDVYSFGMLLLEMVGGRKNIDSTSATPTEIYYPEWIYNLLEEGDDLQIHLGEEGDGKTPKKLAIVGLWCIQWHPAGRPSMKEVVQMLERGENLTMPPNPFASTGPARTNATTPARNLNIQLEAIAELE, from the exons ATGCAGCAGCTACAGCTCAATCTCTCTTGGGTTCGCATATTCTCAATGACTTTGTTAACATTGCTCGGAGCAACCCAGAATGCCTATGCTTGTGAAAAATCCAAATGCGGGGATGATGGCGAGGCCATCCATATTCTGTTTCACCGTGGACATCACTGTAGTCCGACATCTGATTGCCATGCGAATGAGGGTGACTACGGACAGGAGCACCGAGTGGTAGTGGTGAAATTCTTGGTGAAACGCATAGATTACAAGCGTCAGGAAGTCCAAGTCTATCAACCGCGTAATTGCCTGCTGTTAAAGCCTTTAGAAGTTGATAACATCAACATCTCATTGCCAGCCTCTCAATTCTACTTCCAAGAATCCATGCCTTCCAACGCTACCTTATTCCACTGCCCTGCTGAAAGAGAGTTAGAAGGTGCTAAGGTCCCCTGCATTAGTGGCTACAGAGTTTATGCCATTGAATCTTCCGGCAAAACTACGCAGTATCCGCTCCTAGAGTCGTGTACAAAGATGTACGATGTTTTGTCGATTCCACAGAACTACTATTATGGTCTTGAGGGTACTAATTTGAAACGGAAGAAACCAAATTGTACAGAGTGTGAGGCAGAGGGCAACAAGTGTAGAATCAAGTACAATCACACCAACACTGAAATTCAATGTGTTCGCTTGAGCAAACCTA GTCTAACAAGGAAATTAGTGGCCGCAG GTACAACCCTGGGATCATTTGTTGTATTACTACTGGTCGTTGCAGCCTATCGTGTCTATAGGTCTAAtcgaaaagaaaaggagagtCAACTGAAGATTGAAAAGTTTTTAGAAGATTACAACGCTCACAAACCAAGCAGGTATTCCTATGCAGATATTAAGAGGATCACAAACCAATTCCAGGACAAGTTAGGCCAAGGAGCCTATGGAACTGTTTTCAAAGGAAAACTTTCTTCTGAATGCTTTGTTGCTGTAAAAGTTCTCAATAGTTCCAACGAAAATGGGGAAGATTTCATAAAGGAAGTTGGAATGATGGGAAGTATCCACCATGTCAACGTGGTTCGTTTGGTTGGTTTCTGTGCTGATGGGTTTAACAGAGCTCTAGTTTATGAGTTCTTCGCCAATGGTTCACTGCACGATTTCATTTCATCAGCAGACAATAACAATCATTTTCTTGGTTGGGACAAGTTACAAGATATTGCTCTTGCTATAGCCAAGGGAATTTATTATCTTCATCAGGAATGTGATCAACGAATCCTCCATTTCGACATCAAGCCTCATAATGTTTTATTAGACGACAAtttcactccaaaaatttctgaTTTTGGTTTGGCCAAGTTGTGTTCTAAGGATCAAAGCATAGTGTCCATGACTACAGCTAGAGGGACTATGGGCTACATTGCACCTGAAGTGTTCTCCAGGAACTTTGGAAATGTGTCCTATAAGTCGGACGTCTATAGTTTTGGAATGCTGCTGCTTGAGATGGTAGGGGGAAGGAAGAATATTGATTCAACCTCAGCAACACCAACTGAAATTTACTATCCAGAATGGATCTATAATCTTCTAGAAGAAGGAGATGACCTACAGATCCATCTTGGGGAGGAAGGAGATGGTAAAACACCAAAGAAACTCGCAATTGTAGGGCTCTGGTGCATCCAGTGGCACCCAGCGGGTCGTCCTTCCATGAAAGAAGTTGTTCAAATGCTGGAAAGAGGAGAAAACTTAACCATGCCTCCCAATCCTTTTGCATCTACAGGTCCTGCACGAACAAATGCAACTACACCTGCAAGAAATCTAAACATTCAGTTAGAAGCTATTGCTGAATTAGAGTAA